In Salvia miltiorrhiza cultivar Shanhuang (shh) chromosome 4, IMPLAD_Smil_shh, whole genome shotgun sequence, the DNA window TGCGAAATCTCCGCCGAAAGAGCTCTGGAGTATACGTTGGGGTGTCGCTGAAGTAGTCGTTGATCAAACGCTCTGCACCAAAATCACGTTCCCTATCACAATATCTCCCGTTGGCTGTTGGAATTTGATGTACTACAATCAGATTATGATTATTTAGGATCATATTCAGGATGATGTTATCAAATTGACGATTTTGTTGATAAACTCGTTCTTCCCATTCATCAAGTTCGTTGGAATGGGAAACATCAGAACTTGAGTCTGAATCAACTGAAGAGTTTTCATTGACAAACATATTTGTATGAGAAATGGGAAAATAATAGGATATAGGTGTACTTGAGCAAAGAGTGAGATTTTTGTGTTTTATTTAGATGTGTTTCATCTGGAATTTATAGAATACATACTAAAATGTTGGATAAGATAGCTAGATTTGAATTGATACGGTTTCATGTGATGTAGTCTGTCAAAAATGACATATGCATGTGAATTGGAAATAATGTAATGTCAGTATGCATGTGAATTGGAAATAATGTAGTGTCAGTATGCATGTGAATTGTGAATAATGTAGTGTCAGTATGCATCTGACTTGGAAATAATGTTGTGTCAGTATGCATGTGAATTGGACAAATGCTTTGTCAGAATAGACTAAATGCTTTGGGAAGCTAAACTGATCTAATGCTATTCAACATTAGATGAAATACACTTCTTCATTACTTAAACATAAAACAAGTACATAACACAATTTCACTTCTGCATCTCCCAACGCCgcacaaagccaaggtgacggcgtGGAGATGCCTTAGAAATCGATTGGCAACCTGTGACAATTTGAGAAGACAACAAATTCAGATCAGCtgggaggagagatggtgcaatgccTGTGTTGCTGGAGAGGAGACGACGGAACATCTGATTCTTCACTGCCCGAAAGCAGCGGCGGTATGGAATCAAATTTTCCAATGGttacacatcaaaacggcaaatcctagaGGTACCCTTCAACATTTCACTTCCTTCATTTCTGCTACCAAAAGGAAGAAAGGAAGGAGATTGCTCAATGCGTTGTGGGTGGGAACGGTTTGGACGTtatgggaaaaaagaaacgagagcCGTTTTCAGGGTAAGATCTGGGATATTGAGAGAATTGTTTTACAGATtaagggtagactttggagttggaatgaggtttACAAAGTTTTGGAGTTGGGAATTCCTTTCACCTTGTGGTGTtcaaagggtttcaatctttccttcgtgttttgattggcatccctGGTGCCTTTCTTTGTctctcaataaaaaaaaattttaatgataaaaaaaaaaaaagtacataaactaaaattacataGAAAGCACATGATTAAAATACATTCACTTTCCAAAcacaattttaattagttggCGTTTCATCTCTTCGTCTTCTGGAGATAAGTGCTCTTTCGACAACAATTGAAGCAacattttttctttcatcttcatTGTGTTTCTTTGCAACTTCTCGCGCTCTAGATCGATTCGAGTTTTTATTAACTCAGCTTCGGCATCGCTAGTGAGTCTCATTGCACGAATTTCTGCAACAACAGCAGATTCATGAGTAGATTCAGATTGCGAGACCTTacatttttctttcgtttttgCCTTATCTCTTCCAATGGGACGAGTCACAGTTGACTGTTCAGATGTTGGAGTTTCTGGATTAGAAGGGATAGAAAATCCCCCATCTTCCGAAGTCTTTGATCTTTTCGAACTGCCACCACTTTGTTGGTCATCAACATCTTCACTTTGACGGCAAAAAATAGGGGTGGTATCATGAACATTCCACTTGGGATGTTTACTCATAACTTCATTAAATACAAACCAAGTCTAGAAACTTGCTTCCACCTGCTTCGTAAATAGACTGAGCTTTTTTCTCAACATCGTAGTCGCTCATCCCACTCATTCTTCGAGCGTTTGCTTCCCTGCAAGCAGCAACCCATTTGTTTACATTTTCGTTAAGACGTTTCCAGCGACCTTTCATCGATTCAATGTTTTGTTCGTTGAGCTCATTCGGATTTTCTGCTTGAGTGTTGTGATACAATTTATGAACACGTGACCAAAGCGATTCCCCCTTTTGATTTTTTCCTCGAACGCTATCTTCGCTAGCATATATCCAAGATGACATAAGGGCTACATCTTCTTTCACACACCAAGCTACATTTTTTGCCCCTTTCTGATTTTTGTTTGGGCGTTGAACACCCATAAACAAATTACGGGAGACATTTTCACATGTGGAAATTCTTTGAGATGTAGGAATCTGACATAGATTTGGAGAAAATTGAGATTGATAAAATTGAGAATTTGGtggattttcaaaatttggaaaaaaatgaGGAGTCGGATAAGATGAAAAATTTGCAGAATCTTGAGGGTTAGGATAATCTTGGGAATTTTGATCATTTTGAGAATTTGGATAAAAATAATTGGGATGATTTGGATCCATAacttaaaatgaaaacaaatttgTGAGAAAAAAAATCAACGAAATGTGaaatgaagaaagagagagatttggTTTGTGTGTGAAAATATGTTGAAATTGGGTTTTATTTATAGatctaaaaataatactaaaaattttgatatattttttatacagaaaaatcattattaaattttatttatcataatAATTAATACACCAATTATATTTTGACATGTGGCAACACATgataaagagagagaagggtgaTTGCTCGGTCGAGCAATTTCAATGActttgcattttctttttttgccaATTGTTGTGAATGGTCCCTTGCGATTCGAAATTTCACCTATCCTTGTCATTAATCATCTTAATGCATGTGTTGGGACAACGTTGTCACATCCTACGCTTGCACTAAATTATTACTAGTCAACCACGAGAGCTTATAGCAGCCAACACGTACGACAAAGAAACAAACACTGCCTCTCCAAAGCTTCTCTCTCACattctttaattatttcatttcgTGTTTTAGCATAAACATGCATTATACACGAGAATATATATCAGTTGAAGCCGAATACTGGACATTACAGTTTTAACCTTCTTATTTATTTCTTCAATCCTTCCACAAAATTATATCTctatttgtttttaaatattGTCTCATAGTATAATCAACTTTCTTAACTATAATTGTTTTAAATAGCTATTTATTATTTGTGAAAATAATATATGGTGCAATGAGTGaggacaaaataaaataatcgtATACAcatagggtgtgtttgcttttatccctctaaatggagtgataatataatgaggtataaatttattACTTAAAGTGAGGATCACATTTTTTACATCTTGTTTagtttgaaggataatatatttatccaatacttATAAGAGGTGGTTTTGGGTATACCtgggttgacccgtacccagATCATAACATGGTGCAAGCCCGCATCTTACTCAaattgtgtaaatgacactattcggttatataaatgacactataacattgtaaatgacactatgtataattgacactattaataaatataaatgacatttgctgtaattgacactataagattgtaaatgacattataatattttaaacaacattataagattgaaaatgacactataacattttaaaatgttacagtgtcatttatataattaaacagtgtcaattataagcagtgttatttgtataactgaatagtgtcatttacacgatttgagtgaGGATGCAAGTTTGAATTAGCATGTGGGTCAGGATctgggtacgggtcaacccaGGTGTACAAGAGATTTAATTTTGTGTACTTATAaagtggtataaaattataccaccatttcttaggtataaaattatccatttctCAAGGGATAAGGAGTTGtccgaaaaattatacaactTACTCGGATTTTTtcatacatcaaagcaaacgaaGTATAAGGTGGTAAACGTAGGTTATGCATTCCTTATACCTCAAATCAAACACACCCACACTATTCTATAGTATTTATAAAGAACATTAAATACtatataatttcttaaattGTGTGAAAATAGAATAATACTATTTTGATGGGATGGAAGAAGTATAAAATTAGAGATCTTTATTTGGAAATAGCTTTCTTCCACACCATAGACTATTCAACGTTTTGCCCTCACGTTATAGTCAGGATAATGCATATGCTTTCTTCTCTGTAGGACCTCGCGATACTCTCCCCAACTACGAAGAGGATTataaaactctctctctcttatagTAATAATATCTTAGAGCTAGCTATATATATCTGACTTCCCAGCAACAACAACACTAAGTTAGGAAGCTAGGTTTTCGAGGTATATATACAGcatcaattttgtgacagcaaTATGTGTGGGTTtattattttgatgattttgttgTCGGGAACAGCCTCGGCGCAACTGAGTCAGAACTTCTATGCTAACGTGTGCCCTGACGTGGAGAACATTGTGAAAAAAGCCGTCTCTGTTAAGTTCAGCCAGACCTTCGTCACTGTCCCGGCAACTATACGTCTCTTCTTCCATGATTGCTTCGTTTCGGTAAATATATTCAAAATTACAACCCATAGTTGTTGTTAATTTATAAGATTATGAAGAAATAAGCAACTTATTTTTTGGTGAGTTTATATGCTGATGGAGCTTGTTTTCAAAACTTATAAGCCTTTTGAAAGCTTATTTGATTAAACACTTGTCAAGCTTCTTAGCTCTTAAACACGCCCTCCAAGTTTGATTTGGTAAGACTAGAACAAATTCGGGGAAAACAGATATATATAGTTTGAATTTTGAAgtacatatatataaagaatTTGCGTGCGTAGGGGTGTGATGCGTCGGTGATAGTGGCGTCGACGGCGGGGAATACGGCGGAGAAGGACCACCCCGATAACTTATCGCTGGCCGGCGATGGATTTGATACGGTGATCAAAGCTAAAGCAGCTGTGGATGCTGTGTCGAGGTGCAAGAACAAGGTTTCTTGCGCAGATATTCTTGCATTGGCAACGCGCGACGCAATCGTCCTGGTTCGAATCAATTAATATATcctttttaatttcatttcctagcttgttaatttaattgagatatatatatatatatatatataggctggTGGGCCCACGTATCCTGTGGAATTGGGGAGGCTGGATGGGTTGAGTTCAACGTCAGCTAGTGTGGAGGGGAATCTGCCAAAGCCTAGTTTCGGTTTGGATCAGCTTAATAAAATGTTTGCTTCCAATGGCCTCTCGCAAACTGACATGATTGCTCTCTCAGGTTCATTTTCTGCTTCCTTGCATATTGTATTGTTTGTTTGTAAATTTTTACGTGGAATATACATTATGCATATATGACATAGGGCTAAAACATAGGAGATCATATAGAAATTTTAATAAACAAATTAGATTGAGAGGGGTTGGGTtggttaattaataattatcgATCTTACAGACGACATTATATATACGATGGCGCTATGAAATGAacaaattatgaattattaGATTTCGTCATTCTTGCCCCCACAAAACACCCATAACAAATACAGAACGATTAAGAGTTGTTTCTAACTTGAATTGGtcaaaattgtttttatttgtaTGCCTCTAAAGAAATACCTAAagattttatttgattataagAATAACACAAGCAGCGGCTGCTTCTGTTGTCATATCGTTATATGAAACACAAAAAATAGAGTCCCCCAACTCACAAGTTTTAAGTCAACTATTCTCCATATATTTATAAATCTtcatttttcttgtatttctttttctcttctcaTAATTGTTAGTAATTCTTTATTTCTTAAAGTTTAGTTGGTTTCGCTAATGTCGTTTGAGATGATATATTTATTTCTCATCCTATGATTGAATATAGTTTTAGAATCATATATGGTGGATTTGTAATGAAAATCAATATTTGACTTTGTTAactaattttctaaatttacatatgtataatttattttttatgttgatCTTTGTAGTTAATTAATATACTGTTTGTTTAGTTATTTatagttaattaaattattagattctATCATGATATAAGTTTTAACTCCTTGATAACGTAGTACTATTATACTACTAGAGATCATTTTTGGTTCT includes these proteins:
- the LOC131021532 gene encoding LOW QUALITY PROTEIN: peroxidase 51-like (The sequence of the model RefSeq protein was modified relative to this genomic sequence to represent the inferred CDS: deleted 1 base in 1 codon) — protein: MCGFIILMILLSGTASAQLSQNFYANVCPDVENIVKKAVSVKFSQTFVTVPATIRLFFHDCFVSGCDASVIVASTAGNTAEKDHPDNLSLAGDGFDTVIKAKAAVDAVSRCKNKVSCADILALATRDAIVLAGGPTYPVELGRLDGLSSTSASVEGNLPKPSFGLDQLNKMFASNGLSQTDMIALSAAHTVGFSHCDRFANRIYNFSKQNPVDPTLNAEYATQLQGMCPRNVDPRVAINMDPTTPRTFDNAYFKNLVQGKGLFTSDQVLFTDSRSKNTVSTWASNPQALNAAFIQAITKLGRVGVKTGKNGNIRFDCGRFN
- the LOC131023410 gene encoding uncharacterized protein LOC131023410 codes for the protein MGVQRPNKNQKGAKNVAWCVKEDVALMSSWIYASEDSVRGKNQKGESLWSRVHKLYHNTQAENPNELNEQNIESMKGRWKRLNENVNKWVAACREANARRMSGMSDYDVEKKAQSIYEADVDDQQSGGSSKRSKTSEDGGFSIPSNPETPTSEQSTVTRPIGRDKAKTKEKCKVSQSESTHESAVVAEIRAMRLTSDAEAELIKTRIDLEREKLQRNTMKMKEKMLLQLLSKEHLSPEDEEMKRQLIKIVFGK
- the LOC131023409 gene encoding uncharacterized protein LOC131023409; translated protein: MFVNENSSVDSDSSSDVSHSNELDEWEERVYQQNRQFDNIILNMILNNHNLIVVHQIPTANGRYCDRERDFGAERLINDYFSDTPTYTPELFRRRFRMQKSLFIRIVEAVTTNDVFFQQRRDATGIVGLSSLQKCTGAMRVLAYGTSS